The following coding sequences lie in one Paenibacillus durus ATCC 35681 genomic window:
- a CDS encoding glutamate-5-semialdehyde dehydrogenase: MSEVASKAAFAKRAAGALGRLTTGQKNEALLVMADALRREAAAIIEANAEDLERGRQSGTPQSMLDRLSLDTERIDAIAEGLQQIAVLPDPVGDTLESLERPNGLIIEKIRVPLGVIGIIYEARPNVTVDAAGLCLKTGNAVVLRGGSAALSSNRKIVEVLHAALAGTNIPPNALQLIEDPNRSSVDEMLKLNGLLDVIIPRGGSSLIQNVVKNATVPVIETGAGICHTYLDASAVPAMAESISLNAKVQRPSVCNSMETLLVHRSFAAEHLTALGEAFRSAKVELRGCSRTRTLIPWALPVTEENFATEYNDYILNIKVVDGIDEALEHIARYGTKHSECIVTEDEESAERFQDEVDAAAVYHNASTRFTDGFEFGYGAEIGISTQKLHARGPMGLPALTSTKYKIYGNGQIRS, encoded by the coding sequence ATGAGTGAAGTTGCAAGCAAAGCGGCCTTTGCAAAACGTGCGGCAGGGGCGCTCGGCAGACTGACTACCGGGCAGAAGAACGAAGCGCTGCTCGTAATGGCAGACGCGCTGCGGCGGGAAGCTGCCGCAATTATCGAGGCTAACGCCGAGGATCTGGAACGGGGTAGACAAAGCGGCACGCCGCAATCCATGCTGGACCGGCTGTCGCTGGATACCGAGCGGATCGACGCAATCGCCGAGGGACTTCAGCAAATCGCCGTTCTTCCCGATCCGGTCGGGGATACTCTTGAATCGCTGGAGCGCCCGAACGGTCTGATCATTGAGAAAATCCGTGTTCCGCTCGGAGTTATCGGCATTATTTATGAAGCCCGCCCGAACGTTACGGTTGATGCCGCCGGTCTATGCCTGAAGACGGGTAATGCCGTCGTGCTGCGGGGCGGCTCAGCCGCTCTCTCATCCAACCGCAAAATCGTCGAGGTGCTGCATGCCGCTCTGGCTGGGACGAACATCCCTCCTAACGCGCTGCAGCTTATTGAGGACCCGAACCGTTCGTCCGTTGACGAAATGCTCAAGCTGAACGGTCTGCTTGACGTAATTATCCCGCGCGGCGGCAGCTCGCTTATTCAGAATGTTGTCAAGAACGCCACGGTTCCCGTCATTGAGACGGGCGCAGGCATCTGTCATACGTATCTGGATGCCAGCGCCGTGCCCGCAATGGCTGAATCCATCAGCCTGAACGCCAAAGTGCAGCGTCCCTCCGTCTGTAATTCGATGGAGACTCTGCTCGTTCACCGGAGCTTCGCGGCAGAGCATCTGACCGCGCTTGGAGAAGCTTTCCGAAGCGCCAAGGTGGAGCTTCGGGGATGCTCCCGGACACGGACGCTCATTCCATGGGCGCTCCCGGTTACCGAGGAGAATTTTGCAACTGAATATAACGATTATATCCTCAACATTAAAGTAGTAGACGGAATTGATGAAGCGCTGGAACATATCGCCCGGTATGGCACGAAGCATTCCGAGTGCATTGTGACAGAGGATGAAGAGAGCGCCGAAAGGTTCCAAGATGAAGTCGATGCTGCCGCAGTCTACCATAATGCGTCTACCCGCTTCACCGACGGCTTCGAATTCGGATACGGCGCTGAGATTGGGATCAGCACCCAGAAGCTGCATGCCCGCGGACCGATGGGTCTGCCTGCGCTGACTTCTACCAAATACAAAATTTACGGCAACGGACAAATCCGGAGCTAG
- the proC gene encoding pyrroline-5-carboxylate reductase yields the protein MCQQTAKPLIDHKVVFHGAGSMAEAIVRGLIARSVIYADNIIMLNRSSSERLAELRSRYGVNGSNNPEHKNEYLRTSPVIVLAMKPKDAAAAIRDLAPLLTDGQLIVSVIAGLSIRTIQGLLGKKQPVVRTMPNTSSSIGLGATGIAFSKEVSEEQRKLALNIFEAVGLTTVIDEERMETLTGISGSGPAYIYYMMEAMIAAGIRGGLSKEQSAELTVQTVLGAARMVQQTGEEPAALRKKVTSPGGSTQAALEVLDKGDFFETVIAAVSRCAERSREMGAALEAELAAEGERN from the coding sequence ATGTGTCAACAAACCGCTAAGCCTTTAATTGATCATAAGGTCGTTTTTCACGGAGCCGGCTCCATGGCAGAAGCGATCGTCCGCGGTCTGATCGCCCGCTCCGTCATCTATGCCGATAATATCATTATGCTTAACCGCAGCAGCAGCGAACGTCTGGCTGAACTGCGTTCCCGCTACGGCGTCAACGGGAGCAACAACCCCGAACATAAAAACGAATATTTGCGTACATCCCCGGTGATTGTGCTTGCTATGAAGCCCAAGGATGCGGCGGCGGCGATTCGGGACCTCGCACCGCTGCTCACGGACGGGCAGTTAATCGTTTCCGTCATTGCAGGCCTGTCCATCCGCACGATTCAGGGACTGCTCGGCAAGAAACAGCCTGTTGTCCGCACCATGCCGAACACCTCCAGCTCAATCGGTCTTGGCGCAACAGGCATTGCCTTCTCCAAGGAAGTGTCTGAAGAACAACGGAAGCTTGCACTTAATATCTTCGAGGCGGTCGGGCTTACGACCGTGATCGATGAAGAGCGCATGGAAACGCTGACCGGCATCTCCGGCAGCGGTCCCGCTTACATCTATTACATGATGGAAGCGATGATTGCCGCCGGCATCCGCGGCGGCCTGTCCAAGGAACAGAGCGCCGAATTGACCGTTCAGACGGTGCTCGGCGCGGCCCGCATGGTGCAGCAGACAGGGGAAGAACCCGCAGCCCTCCGTAAGAAGGTCACTTCTCCAGGCGGCTCCACCCAGGCGGCGCTGGAAGTGCTCGACAAGGGTGATTTTTTTGAAACGGTGATTGCGGCGGTCAGTCGCTGCGCAGAACGTTCGCGTGAGATGGGAGCCGCGCTGGAAGCGGAGTTGGCTGCAGAAGGCGAGCGCAACTAG
- a CDS encoding membrane protein, with product MHRERNKLRAFFLNFLPGAGHFYNGNYIRGALYFLISFGELFISFLLGGVMGEDELMGLGLAAFVLLWIVSMLDLLIGLLKNPSRPANPMDFVDPQVPYEIKEIRGENERFQIILLSFIPGLGHFHMGLMQRGLSFLISFFGYMTVMLFLTGVTSSSAFLLLFGVLPVIWLYCMFDAVQHIHRKLAGEELRDRSLFEDLEAGREDGKRSRVLATLLSAFPGAGQMYLGMQKRGLQLMLLFLGSIYILDLLRLTLLFFLIPIIWFYSLFDGLQLVSSYGREPLEDRPVIEGFLNHQGWLGAGLLALGMYYILANLAIPALDARFPEWHLQYRVNAYLKTVLVSVLLIGGGLKLLAGSRKGGVVKRKGGPS from the coding sequence ATGCATAGAGAACGCAACAAATTGCGGGCTTTTTTTCTGAATTTTTTGCCCGGGGCGGGACATTTCTATAACGGAAATTATATTCGGGGCGCCCTTTATTTTCTCATCTCATTCGGAGAGTTGTTCATTTCCTTTCTTCTAGGGGGCGTAATGGGAGAGGATGAATTAATGGGTCTCGGCTTAGCCGCTTTTGTGCTGCTGTGGATTGTGAGCATGCTCGATCTGCTCATTGGGCTGTTAAAGAACCCTTCCCGGCCCGCTAATCCAATGGATTTTGTTGACCCTCAAGTTCCATACGAGATAAAGGAGATACGCGGAGAGAATGAACGATTTCAGATTATCCTGCTGTCCTTTATTCCCGGACTCGGTCACTTCCATATGGGACTGATGCAGCGGGGATTGTCATTTCTTATCTCCTTTTTCGGCTATATGACGGTCATGCTATTTCTGACAGGTGTAACTTCCAGCTCGGCCTTTCTGCTGCTGTTTGGCGTTCTCCCGGTGATTTGGCTGTATTGCATGTTCGACGCGGTCCAGCATATCCATCGCAAGCTAGCGGGGGAGGAACTGCGGGATCGATCACTCTTTGAAGATTTGGAAGCGGGCCGCGAAGACGGGAAACGCAGCAGAGTACTGGCTACGCTGCTGTCTGCTTTCCCCGGAGCCGGACAAATGTATCTTGGAATGCAAAAAAGGGGACTTCAACTGATGCTGCTGTTCCTGGGGAGCATATATATCCTGGATCTGCTGCGCCTAACCTTACTGTTCTTCCTGATCCCCATCATCTGGTTCTACAGCCTTTTTGACGGACTGCAGCTTGTCAGCAGCTACGGGCGCGAGCCGTTAGAGGACCGGCCTGTCATTGAAGGCTTCCTGAACCATCAAGGCTGGCTTGGTGCGGGGCTGCTGGCCCTGGGCATGTATTATATCTTGGCCAATTTGGCGATCCCCGCGCTTGATGCAAGGTTTCCCGAGTGGCATTTACAGTACCGGGTCAATGCTTACCTTAAGACAGTCCTTGTCTCCGTTCTGTTGATCGGCGGGGGACTCAAGCTGCTCGCGGGCAGCAGAAAAGGCGGCGTGGTTAAAAGAAAAGGAGGTCCTTCATGA
- a CDS encoding RNA polymerase sigma factor, translating to MIERICRGDGSAFREFVDTHSQHIYKVAYSVLRDAKAAEDTAQEAFLQIYKSLPNYRFEGLKTWITRIALHKAIDEKRRRDRMKQRLCADESELEFAPSGSEDIPSAVIRRDRNDRLRSEIKRLPEGYREVVTAYYLEHKNYEQIAAEFGITLKSVESRLYRARHWIRNHWKKEEWI from the coding sequence TTGATTGAGAGAATCTGCCGAGGAGACGGTAGCGCTTTTCGAGAATTTGTGGATACGCACAGCCAGCACATATACAAGGTTGCCTACTCCGTGCTGCGGGATGCCAAGGCTGCCGAAGACACTGCGCAGGAGGCTTTTCTCCAGATATACAAATCTCTCCCCAACTACCGTTTTGAAGGCCTGAAGACATGGATTACCCGCATAGCCCTGCACAAGGCGATAGATGAAAAGCGCAGGCGGGACCGGATGAAGCAGCGGTTATGCGCGGATGAATCTGAGCTTGAATTTGCGCCTTCCGGCAGTGAGGATATACCGTCCGCAGTGATCCGGCGTGACCGAAATGATCGACTCCGAAGCGAAATTAAGCGGCTGCCGGAGGGGTATCGTGAAGTGGTTACCGCGTATTATCTGGAGCATAAGAATTACGAGCAAATCGCTGCCGAGTTCGGGATCACGCTTAAGTCGGTGGAATCAAGATTGTACAGGGCCAGACACTGGATCCGGAACCATTGGAAGAAGGAGGAGTGGATATGA
- a CDS encoding DnaD domain protein, translating into MDGKEGNSWSGGASFGLQSGMAVIPYTLLTAYRKLGLTGSETLLLIHLLSFRQIEGKDFPSLEELQAVTGRSGSVIASELQKLIKEGFLKIVAGSDERQGIHYERYDFSGLYDKLGYYLASQNDSSAADGNRGSIRSGGPLGTDSILPGDTIGEDESRSLFVVFEKEFGRPLSPMECETISGWLDQDRYPEELILLALKESVFAGKVHFRYIDRILLEWSRNRVKNAQDVKAYSQRFRGGR; encoded by the coding sequence ATGGACGGCAAAGAAGGAAACAGCTGGAGCGGTGGTGCATCCTTTGGACTGCAGAGCGGGATGGCTGTCATTCCATATACGCTTCTGACCGCTTACCGAAAGCTGGGGTTGACCGGCAGCGAGACGCTGCTGCTCATACATCTGCTCTCTTTCCGCCAGATTGAAGGAAAGGACTTTCCTTCACTGGAGGAGCTGCAAGCCGTTACCGGACGCAGCGGTTCGGTTATTGCCAGTGAACTGCAGAAGCTAATCAAAGAAGGATTCTTAAAGATTGTGGCGGGCAGCGACGAGCGGCAGGGTATCCATTACGAACGCTATGACTTCTCAGGACTGTATGATAAGCTGGGTTATTATCTCGCGTCCCAGAATGATTCTTCAGCAGCTGATGGAAACCGTGGTTCAATTCGAAGCGGCGGCCCGCTCGGAACAGACAGTATTCTACCCGGTGATACGATTGGAGAAGATGAAAGCCGCAGTCTTTTCGTTGTGTTCGAGAAGGAGTTTGGCCGTCCGCTTTCTCCGATGGAATGCGAGACGATCTCCGGATGGCTCGACCAAGACCGGTATCCCGAGGAGCTGATTCTGCTCGCTCTGAAGGAATCCGTATTCGCCGGAAAGGTACATTTTCGTTATATCGACAGGATTCTGCTCGAATGGAGCCGGAACCGGGTGAAGAACGCCCAGGACGTTAAGGCATATTCCCAGCGGTTTCGCGGGGGAAGATAG
- the asnS gene encoding asparagine--tRNA ligase: MASKTVIRGVKDHVGESVVIGCWVNNKRSSGKIQFLQLRDGTGYIQGVVVKSEVPEEVWTAAKSLTQESSLYVTGTIREEPRSQSGFEMTVTGIEILHLTENYPITPKEHGVDFLMDHRHLWLRSSKQRAILVIRAEIIRAVQEYFDINGFTLVDPPILTPTSAEGTTNLFHTKYFEEDAYLTQSGQLYMEAAAMALGRVYSFGPTFRAEKSKTRRHLIEFWMIEPEMAFTEHEESLRIQEEFISHVVQSVLKNCRQELEAVGRDISKLENIKAPFPRITYDDAIKFLNDKGFDIPWGEDFGAPHETAIAEEYDKPVFITHYPAGIKAFYMKPDPNRPDVVLCADMIAPEGYGEIIGGSQRIDDPKLLEERFKEHELSLDTYKWYMDLRTYGSVPHSGFGLGLERTVAWICGLDHVRETIPFPRMLYRLYP; the protein is encoded by the coding sequence ATGGCTAGCAAAACTGTTATCCGGGGCGTGAAGGATCATGTTGGAGAAAGCGTCGTCATTGGCTGCTGGGTAAATAACAAACGTTCCAGCGGCAAAATCCAGTTCCTGCAGCTTCGAGACGGAACCGGTTATATTCAGGGCGTCGTCGTAAAATCAGAGGTACCGGAGGAGGTCTGGACCGCCGCTAAAAGTCTGACCCAGGAAAGCTCCCTGTACGTCACAGGGACTATCCGCGAAGAACCCCGCAGCCAGTCGGGATTTGAGATGACGGTGACTGGAATCGAGATTCTGCACCTGACCGAGAATTATCCGATTACACCGAAGGAGCATGGCGTCGACTTCCTAATGGATCACCGGCATCTGTGGCTCCGCTCCTCGAAGCAGCGAGCGATACTTGTAATCCGGGCGGAAATTATCCGGGCGGTTCAGGAGTATTTCGACATTAACGGCTTTACCCTTGTCGATCCTCCGATCCTGACCCCGACATCGGCGGAGGGAACGACTAATCTGTTCCACACCAAGTACTTTGAGGAAGACGCCTATTTGACGCAGAGCGGACAGCTCTATATGGAAGCGGCGGCGATGGCGCTTGGCCGCGTATACTCGTTCGGACCGACCTTCCGCGCGGAGAAATCGAAAACCCGCCGTCACTTGATCGAGTTCTGGATGATCGAGCCGGAGATGGCTTTTACGGAGCATGAAGAAAGCCTGCGCATTCAGGAAGAGTTCATCAGTCATGTCGTGCAGTCTGTCCTAAAGAACTGCCGTCAGGAGCTTGAGGCGGTGGGCCGCGATATTTCCAAGCTGGAAAATATTAAGGCTCCATTCCCGCGCATCACATATGACGACGCGATCAAATTCCTGAATGATAAAGGCTTCGATATCCCTTGGGGAGAGGACTTCGGCGCACCGCATGAAACGGCAATCGCGGAAGAATACGATAAGCCGGTATTCATTACACATTATCCGGCCGGAATTAAGGCTTTCTATATGAAGCCCGATCCGAATCGTCCTGATGTTGTACTGTGCGCGGATATGATTGCTCCGGAAGGTTACGGGGAAATTATCGGCGGATCACAGCGTATCGACGATCCCAAGCTGCTGGAGGAACGCTTTAAGGAGCATGAGCTGTCACTGGATACGTACAAATGGTACATGGATCTTCGGACGTATGGCTCTGTTCCTCATTCCGGTTTCGGGCTTGGCCTGGAACGGACGGTAGCCTGGATTTGCGGATTGGATCATGTGCGCGAGACCATTCCGTTCCCGCGGATGCTGTACCGTCTCTACCCTTAA
- a CDS encoding acetate kinase, which yields MKVLVINAGSSSLKYQLYDMTDESVLAKGLVERIGMDSSILTHKPTGKQEVTEVSEILEHTTAIRKVLANLTDKEHGVIDSIQEINAVGHRVVHGGETFKASALVDGAAKSEIRRLFDLAPLHNPAAVMGITASEVNMPGVPQVVVFDTAFHQTMPEKAYMYAIPRVLYNKYKVRRYGAHGTSHDFVSKAAAEYLGRPLEDLKIITCHIGNGASVTAVQGGISVDTSMGMTPLEGLMMGTRSGDIDPAIVPYVMNKEELTSGEASSMLNKHSGLLAISGTSSDMRDIIDGYEKGEPNTTLAFEMYEYRLRKYIGAYAAAMDGVDVIVFTAGVGENASLLREKVLSNLTFLGIELDKEANKVRSGDPRRISASGSKVEVLVVPTNEELVIARDTLRIVQEQA from the coding sequence ATGAAGGTACTAGTAATTAACGCAGGTTCTTCTTCTTTGAAATATCAGCTTTATGACATGACGGATGAATCCGTGCTGGCCAAAGGATTGGTTGAGCGCATTGGCATGGATTCCTCGATCCTGACCCATAAGCCGACAGGCAAACAGGAAGTTACCGAAGTAAGCGAGATTCTGGAACATACGACGGCAATCCGTAAAGTATTGGCCAATCTGACCGACAAGGAGCATGGCGTGATCGACTCCATCCAAGAGATCAATGCCGTCGGTCACCGCGTCGTTCACGGCGGTGAGACTTTTAAGGCGTCGGCACTGGTAGACGGGGCGGCCAAATCGGAAATCCGCCGGCTGTTCGACCTTGCGCCGCTACATAACCCGGCGGCCGTTATGGGGATTACCGCTTCGGAAGTCAATATGCCGGGTGTTCCTCAGGTTGTCGTATTCGACACCGCGTTCCATCAGACTATGCCGGAAAAAGCTTATATGTACGCCATTCCGAGAGTGCTGTACAACAAGTACAAAGTTCGCCGTTATGGCGCGCACGGTACGTCCCATGATTTTGTAAGCAAGGCTGCGGCCGAGTACCTTGGGCGTCCGCTGGAAGACCTCAAAATTATCACCTGCCACATCGGCAACGGTGCCAGCGTTACCGCCGTTCAAGGCGGGATTTCTGTTGATACTTCGATGGGCATGACCCCGCTGGAAGGTCTCATGATGGGCACGCGCAGCGGCGATATCGACCCGGCGATCGTTCCTTATGTCATGAACAAGGAAGAGCTTACTTCCGGCGAAGCCAGCTCCATGCTCAATAAGCACAGCGGCTTGCTTGCCATTTCCGGAACAAGCAGCGACATGCGCGATATCATTGATGGCTACGAGAAAGGCGAACCGAATACCACATTGGCCTTTGAAATGTATGAATACCGTCTGCGCAAATACATCGGCGCCTATGCGGCTGCGATGGACGGCGTTGACGTCATCGTCTTCACGGCTGGCGTAGGCGAGAATGCGTCATTGCTTCGCGAGAAGGTTCTGAGCAACCTGACTTTCCTTGGAATCGAACTTGACAAAGAAGCGAACAAGGTCCGCTCCGGCGATCCTCGCCGCATTTCCGCTAGCGGCTCCAAGGTGGAAGTGCTTGTCGTTCCGACCAACGAAGAGCTCGTTATCGCCCGCGATACGCTTCGCATCGTGCAAGAACAAGCGTAA
- a CDS encoding 3-hydroxyacyl-CoA dehydrogenase family protein → MNFKKIGVIGGGTMGQGIAEMLAAKGLDVLLVEKTPEKLDYSYSMIETSLDKQLEKWAITQAEKKLILGRIQKVTHFAELSSCDMVIETIIEDLEEKKKVFNQLDQVCPNNIILASNTSTLSLTELASSTMYPERVIGMHFIYPVAKVDVVEIVRGLKTSDSTFENTKAFVDDVVEKKGVMIYESPGFVTSRLICLFINEAMHVLQEGVASPEDIDDAMRIGYQFQYGPLEMADRFGLDSVLAALERMFREYGELKYRPSTILKKMVRAGQLGMKSGEGFFKYDKDGDRI, encoded by the coding sequence ATGAATTTTAAGAAAATCGGTGTCATCGGCGGAGGCACGATGGGACAAGGGATTGCCGAAATGTTGGCAGCCAAGGGTCTGGATGTCCTGCTGGTAGAGAAAACGCCGGAAAAATTGGACTATTCTTACAGCATGATTGAGACGAGTCTCGATAAACAACTGGAGAAATGGGCAATCACCCAGGCGGAGAAGAAGCTTATCCTTGGCCGTATCCAAAAAGTAACACATTTCGCGGAACTCAGCTCCTGCGATATGGTCATCGAAACTATAATTGAGGATCTGGAAGAGAAGAAAAAAGTATTTAATCAGCTCGACCAGGTATGTCCGAACAATATTATTCTTGCCAGCAACACGTCCACGCTCAGCTTGACGGAGCTTGCAAGCTCCACGATGTACCCTGAACGTGTCATCGGCATGCACTTCATTTACCCGGTCGCCAAGGTGGACGTCGTAGAAATCGTACGCGGTCTTAAGACGTCCGATTCGACATTTGAGAATACTAAAGCTTTTGTTGACGATGTTGTTGAGAAGAAAGGCGTAATGATCTACGAATCCCCGGGATTTGTAACTTCACGCCTCATTTGTCTGTTCATTAATGAAGCTATGCATGTTCTGCAAGAGGGCGTCGCTTCCCCGGAAGATATCGACGATGCTATGCGTATCGGCTACCAGTTCCAATACGGCCCGCTTGAAATGGCTGACCGCTTTGGCCTTGATTCGGTGCTTGCCGCTCTGGAGCGCATGTTCCGCGAGTACGGCGAACTGAAATACCGCCCTTCGACTATTCTGAAAAAGATGGTGCGTGCGGGACAACTGGGCATGAAATCGGGCGAAGGCTTCTTCAAGTATGACAAGGATGGTGACCGTATATGA
- a CDS encoding AAA family ATPase, producing MPKWSKEVLIGFVPVLLIFLAFQGINIVPIIVAAAMVGALLVITHMRGGIAVNAGAEKKRKKNGPAKLTFEEIGGQDSAKQELREALDFLIRHEEISKFGIRPLKGILLTGPPGTGKTLMAKAAAHYTNSVFVAASGSEFVEMYVGVGAGRIRDLFKDARTRAVKENRESAIIFIDEIDVIGGKREGGQQREYDQTLNQLLTEMDGIYNSETPRILLIAATNRKEMLDPALLRPGRFDRHIQVDMPDKKGRKSILELHAKNKPLHPDVNLEKVAEEAYGFSGAQLESVMNEAAIYMMRDSLTQVEDRHLAMAIDKVMMGEKTDRETNQEEKKRVAIHELGHAIMAELLRPGSVSQVTLTPRGQALGYVRHNPQQEQYLYTKDYLEEQIMIALGGAAAEEMYYGGRSTGSRGDFDQALGIVEMMMKSGLTSLGIAKLEMVTTEELMKENSKILDELMERTHSHLENKRNLFDYSLDILMKEEVLSGEQFRCQFRDSVLLPA from the coding sequence ATGCCTAAATGGAGCAAAGAAGTATTGATCGGATTTGTGCCGGTACTGCTGATTTTTCTGGCTTTTCAGGGGATTAATATCGTACCTATTATCGTTGCGGCTGCCATGGTCGGCGCTCTGCTCGTCATCACCCATATGCGCGGCGGCATTGCCGTAAACGCTGGTGCGGAGAAGAAACGTAAGAAGAACGGTCCGGCCAAGCTGACGTTTGAAGAAATCGGCGGCCAGGATAGCGCGAAGCAGGAGCTGCGCGAGGCGCTCGATTTTCTAATCCGGCATGAAGAAATCAGCAAGTTCGGGATTCGTCCGCTCAAAGGGATTCTTCTTACCGGGCCTCCCGGGACGGGCAAGACGCTGATGGCGAAGGCTGCGGCCCATTACACGAACTCGGTATTCGTGGCGGCTTCCGGCAGTGAGTTTGTAGAAATGTATGTCGGCGTCGGCGCAGGGCGTATCCGCGATCTGTTCAAGGATGCCCGCACCCGTGCCGTTAAGGAGAATCGGGAGAGCGCCATTATTTTCATCGACGAGATCGACGTCATCGGCGGCAAGCGGGAAGGCGGGCAGCAGCGGGAGTATGATCAGACGCTTAACCAGCTGCTAACCGAGATGGACGGCATTTATAATTCGGAAACTCCGCGCATTCTGCTGATCGCCGCTACGAACCGTAAGGAGATGCTTGATCCGGCGCTGCTGCGTCCCGGGCGCTTTGACCGTCATATTCAAGTGGACATGCCCGACAAAAAGGGCCGCAAGTCGATACTAGAGCTGCACGCCAAGAACAAGCCGCTTCATCCCGATGTCAATTTGGAAAAAGTTGCGGAGGAAGCTTACGGCTTCTCCGGAGCCCAGCTCGAAAGCGTTATGAACGAAGCCGCGATCTATATGATGCGCGATAGTTTGACCCAAGTGGAGGATCGCCATTTAGCAATGGCGATCGACAAGGTCATGATGGGCGAGAAGACGGACCGAGAGACGAACCAGGAAGAGAAGAAGCGGGTAGCGATCCATGAGTTGGGCCATGCCATTATGGCCGAGCTTCTGCGTCCGGGCAGCGTCAGTCAGGTAACACTCACTCCGCGCGGTCAGGCGCTCGGCTATGTGCGGCATAACCCGCAGCAGGAGCAGTATCTGTACACGAAAGACTATCTTGAGGAGCAGATTATGATTGCGCTCGGCGGAGCGGCAGCCGAAGAAATGTATTACGGCGGACGGAGCACAGGCTCCCGCGGCGATTTCGATCAGGCGCTCGGTATTGTGGAAATGATGATGAAATCCGGCCTGACCTCCCTTGGAATCGCCAAGCTGGAAATGGTCACAACGGAAGAATTAATGAAAGAGAATAGTAAAATATTGGACGAACTGATGGAGCGAACCCATTCGCATCTGGAAAATAAACGAAATCTTTTTGATTATTCCCTGGATATCCTGATGAAGGAAGAAGTGCTCTCCGGAGAACAATTTCGTTGTCAATTTCGTGACAGTGTCCTTTTACCGGCATAA
- a CDS encoding DUF5590 domain-containing protein, giving the protein MRKRRKWIFYGVFLALLLLFGLYQFFAYVLKDQWSERSAAEAAAISGAGLTKIDKAEKSVWDENSIYWVITGKNKTGAGMMVWVRFTADGKPAQGENAVHAQELSQGVSEEKMRQMIAAQIPGIKIKRLLPGAYNGEYAWQLFYQDGDRYYYRFYRFSDGEQIGDGYSLPNR; this is encoded by the coding sequence TTGAGAAAAAGGAGAAAATGGATCTTTTACGGGGTGTTTCTGGCCCTGCTCCTTCTGTTCGGATTATATCAATTTTTTGCCTACGTGCTGAAGGATCAATGGAGCGAGCGCAGCGCAGCCGAAGCCGCGGCGATTAGCGGGGCGGGCCTAACTAAGATTGATAAAGCGGAGAAATCGGTATGGGATGAGAACTCCATTTATTGGGTGATTACCGGCAAAAATAAGACCGGCGCAGGCATGATGGTTTGGGTGCGTTTCACTGCTGACGGCAAGCCGGCCCAAGGAGAGAACGCCGTGCATGCGCAGGAGCTGTCTCAGGGAGTCTCCGAGGAAAAAATGCGGCAGATGATCGCAGCCCAGATTCCCGGGATCAAGATCAAGCGTTTACTTCCCGGCGCTTATAACGGCGAGTACGCCTGGCAGCTTTTTTATCAAGACGGGGACCGCTATTATTACCGGTTCTACCGCTTCTCGGACGGCGAGCAGATCGGCGACGGCTACAGCCTGCCCAATCGTTGA